One genomic window of Meiothermus sp. CFH 77666 includes the following:
- the purC gene encoding phosphoribosylaminoimidazolesuccinocarboxamide synthase, producing the protein MEKLYEGKAKVIYPGPEAGLVRVYFKDDATAFNGQKRAQIAGKGVVNNQVSAALFRYLEAHGIPTHFVRQLSEREMLVKQVQIVPLEVIVRNRTAGSFARRYGVEEGRVLPYPLVEFSLKNDALGDPLIYDDAALALGLVNGSELARIKELALKVNALLKAYFAQRNLELVDFKLEFGRLLHSAAPTDERGAIVLADEISPDTMRLWEMGTGEKMDKDRFRRDLGGVEEAYQEVLRRVQAVPSA; encoded by the coding sequence ATGGAAAAACTGTACGAGGGGAAAGCCAAGGTTATCTATCCGGGCCCCGAGGCGGGGTTGGTGCGGGTCTACTTCAAGGACGACGCCACCGCCTTCAATGGGCAGAAACGGGCCCAGATTGCCGGCAAGGGGGTGGTCAACAACCAGGTTTCGGCGGCCCTGTTCCGCTACCTGGAAGCGCACGGCATTCCCACCCATTTTGTGCGCCAGCTTTCCGAGCGGGAGATGCTGGTGAAGCAGGTGCAGATTGTGCCGCTGGAGGTGATTGTGCGCAACCGCACCGCCGGAAGTTTTGCCCGGCGCTATGGGGTGGAGGAAGGCCGGGTCTTGCCCTATCCGCTGGTGGAGTTCTCCCTCAAAAACGATGCCCTGGGCGACCCGCTCATCTACGACGATGCCGCGCTGGCCCTGGGCCTGGTGAACGGCAGCGAGCTGGCGCGCATCAAGGAGCTGGCCCTGAAGGTAAATGCCTTGCTGAAGGCGTATTTTGCCCAGCGCAACCTCGAGCTCGTTGACTTCAAGCTCGAGTTTGGCCGGCTTTTGCACTCCGCCGCCCCCACCGACGAGCGCGGCGCTATCGTGCTGGCTGATGAAATCTCGCCCGATACGATGCGCCTGTGGGAGATGGGCACGGGCGAAAAAATGGACAAAGACCGCTTCCGCCGCGACTTAGGCGGGGTGGAGGAAGCCTACCAGGAAGTGCTGCGGCGGGTGCAGGCAGTGCCTTCGGCCTGA
- a CDS encoding HAD family hydrolase — protein MTIKAITFDFWGTLFTEGPEYAGSIKTLRNEILMDAASEAGVPAEPDAVMAAWRQAALDFDAAWMAEQVMTPFDRVTRIFSYLGLPYDEGHIALTTQRIVEAGLEGNLIPLPGVLEALPQLAKQYRLGIVSDTGISTGRILREQLKRHKLHDLFSGFAFSDETGVVKPKPQAFLAALDEMGVKPQEALHIGDIPRTDIAGAFQTGYPYAVLYTGLSHRNGQPEPTARIVNHLELIPLLKEVIGHAPRAM, from the coding sequence ATGACCATCAAAGCAATTACCTTCGACTTCTGGGGTACCCTCTTCACCGAAGGCCCGGAGTATGCCGGCTCCATCAAAACCCTGCGCAACGAAATCCTGATGGATGCAGCCTCCGAGGCCGGTGTTCCCGCCGAGCCCGACGCCGTCATGGCGGCCTGGCGGCAAGCCGCCCTCGACTTTGACGCGGCCTGGATGGCCGAGCAGGTCATGACCCCCTTCGACCGGGTGACCCGTATTTTTAGCTACCTGGGCCTGCCTTACGACGAAGGCCACATTGCCCTGACCACCCAGCGCATTGTGGAGGCGGGCCTCGAGGGCAACCTGATTCCCCTTCCGGGGGTGCTGGAGGCCCTGCCCCAACTCGCCAAGCAGTACCGGCTGGGCATTGTTTCGGATACCGGCATCTCCACCGGCCGTATCCTGCGCGAGCAGCTCAAGCGGCACAAACTCCACGACCTTTTCAGCGGCTTTGCCTTCTCCGACGAAACCGGCGTGGTCAAGCCCAAACCCCAGGCTTTTCTGGCCGCACTCGACGAGATGGGGGTCAAGCCGCAGGAAGCCCTGCACATCGGCGACATCCCCCGTACCGACATTGCGGGCGCATTCCAGACCGGCTACCCCTACGCGGTGCTTTACACCGGCCTCTCTCACCGCAACGGGCAACCCGAGCCCACCGCCCGCATTGTCAACCACCTGGAGCTGATCCCCCTTCTCAAAGAAGTCATCGGGCATGCACCGAGGGCCATGTAA
- the purQ gene encoding phosphoribosylformylglycinamidine synthase subunit PurQ, which produces MKVAVIQFPGSNCDQDAVWALKRVGLEAELVWHTEKNLEGFQAAILPGGFSYGDYLRAGALAKFSPVMAEVRRLAHQGYPVVGICNGFQVLTEAGLLPGALLANTNLHFTCKDVYLRVERTDLPFTNGYQPGQVLKIPIAHGEGRYYADAQTLERLEHNRQVVFRYAPPPSSAGGEADVYNPNGSLNDIAGIVNEQGNVLGMMPHPERAVEGLLGSADGLPFFTSLKQALEAVGA; this is translated from the coding sequence ATGAAGGTAGCGGTCATTCAATTCCCAGGCTCCAACTGTGACCAGGATGCGGTCTGGGCGCTAAAGCGGGTGGGGCTCGAGGCCGAGCTGGTATGGCACACCGAGAAAAACCTCGAGGGCTTCCAGGCCGCTATTTTGCCGGGTGGCTTCTCGTATGGCGATTACCTGCGGGCCGGGGCCCTGGCCAAGTTCTCGCCAGTGATGGCGGAGGTGCGCCGTCTGGCCCACCAGGGCTACCCGGTGGTGGGTATCTGCAATGGCTTCCAGGTGCTCACCGAGGCCGGACTGCTGCCGGGGGCGCTCTTGGCCAACACCAATCTGCACTTTACCTGCAAGGATGTGTACCTGCGCGTCGAACGCACCGACCTGCCCTTTACCAACGGCTACCAGCCAGGGCAGGTGCTGAAGATTCCCATTGCCCACGGCGAGGGGCGTTACTATGCTGATGCCCAGACGCTGGAAAGGCTCGAGCATAACCGGCAGGTGGTGTTCCGGTACGCACCGCCCCCCTCTTCGGCAGGGGGCGAGGCAGATGTCTACAATCCTAATGGCTCTTTGAACGACATCGCGGGCATCGTCAACGAACAGGGCAACGTGCTAGGCATGATGCCCCACCCCGAGCGAGCCGTGGAAGGCCTTTTGGGCTCTGCCGACGGCCTGCCCTTCTTTACCAGCCTGAAGCAGGCCCTCGAGGCGGTAGGTGCATGA
- the purL gene encoding phosphoribosylformylglycinamidine synthase subunit PurL has protein sequence MEGTLPPLVQEAGIPLHEYQEIVRLLGREPNRLELYLFKVMWSEHCSYKNSRPLLKLLPKEGPAVLQGPGENAGVVDIGEGWAVAFKIESHNHPSAVEPVQGAATGVGGIIRDIMAMGARPIALLNSLRFGKLEGPEGDRTRFLVRGVVEGIAHYGNAIGVPTVGGEVYFHPDYQDNPLVNAMCVGLLRADELKRSRATLARPVYYVGSKTGRDGIGGAAFASEELSEESESKRPSVQVGDPFMGKLTLEVTLEAIRQDLVEGVQDMGAAGLTSSLSEMAHKSGLGIELNLDRVPKREAGMNPLELMLSESQERMVLVPRPGREKDLEALAARFGLDAVPVAHMIAEPVFRVVAGGQTVAEVPTHALADAPTYVREGQENPAIAQQRARELSGLPLPQNLEEVLLRLLASPNLCSRAPIFERYDHQVGTNTVLVPGKGDAAILRIKGTGRGIAVKVDANPRYSKLAPRLGAMHALAEAARNVSVVGGKPLAYTDGLNCGNPETPAGYFELSETIAGLAEASAALGLPVVSGNVSLYNEGPSYRIPPTPMVGVVGLLENLERRAELGFQKAGELVVLIGSPEGHLGASEYLWVVHGLEAGSPPALELAQEARAQAAIRELIERGWVKTAHDLAEGGLAVALAEMCLPYGLGATVEVRSQARPDALLFGEAPSRILLTVDQAMLQMAVKVLEQHGLSHQILGQVGGDTLTILMPRSRLEWSVAALRRAWEAPLREVLP, from the coding sequence ATGGAAGGAACCCTGCCCCCCCTGGTTCAGGAAGCCGGCATTCCCCTGCACGAGTATCAGGAGATTGTGCGGCTGCTGGGCCGCGAACCGAACCGCCTCGAGCTCTACTTGTTCAAGGTGATGTGGAGCGAGCACTGCTCCTACAAGAACTCCCGCCCCCTGCTCAAGCTGTTGCCCAAAGAAGGCCCCGCGGTGCTGCAAGGCCCCGGCGAGAATGCCGGGGTGGTGGATATTGGCGAAGGCTGGGCGGTGGCCTTCAAGATTGAGAGCCACAACCACCCCTCGGCAGTCGAACCTGTGCAGGGAGCTGCCACCGGCGTGGGGGGCATCATCCGCGACATCATGGCCATGGGGGCCAGGCCCATTGCCCTGTTGAACTCGCTGCGCTTTGGCAAGCTCGAGGGCCCCGAAGGCGACCGCACCCGCTTCCTGGTGCGGGGGGTGGTGGAGGGCATTGCCCACTACGGCAATGCCATTGGCGTACCCACGGTGGGCGGCGAGGTCTACTTCCACCCCGACTACCAGGACAACCCCCTGGTGAATGCCATGTGCGTGGGGCTGCTGCGGGCCGATGAACTCAAGCGAAGCCGGGCCACCCTGGCCCGCCCGGTCTACTACGTGGGCTCCAAAACCGGGCGCGACGGCATTGGCGGGGCCGCTTTTGCCTCGGAAGAACTCTCGGAGGAAAGCGAGTCCAAGCGCCCGAGCGTGCAGGTGGGCGACCCCTTCATGGGCAAACTGACCCTCGAGGTCACCCTGGAAGCCATCCGGCAAGACCTGGTGGAGGGCGTGCAGGACATGGGCGCTGCGGGCCTCACCTCTTCCCTCTCGGAGATGGCCCACAAGTCGGGGCTGGGCATCGAGCTGAACCTCGACCGGGTGCCCAAGCGTGAGGCCGGGATGAACCCCCTCGAGCTGATGCTCTCCGAGTCGCAGGAGCGCATGGTGCTGGTGCCGCGTCCGGGCAGGGAAAAAGACCTCGAGGCCCTGGCGGCCCGCTTTGGCCTGGATGCCGTGCCGGTGGCGCACATGATCGCCGAACCGGTCTTTCGGGTGGTGGCGGGCGGCCAGACCGTGGCCGAAGTGCCCACCCACGCCCTGGCCGATGCCCCTACCTACGTGCGGGAAGGCCAGGAGAACCCCGCCATCGCCCAGCAGCGGGCCAGGGAACTGAGCGGCCTGCCCCTGCCGCAGAACCTGGAGGAAGTTTTGCTGCGGCTGCTGGCTTCGCCCAACCTGTGCAGCCGCGCCCCCATCTTCGAGCGCTACGACCACCAGGTGGGTACCAACACCGTGCTGGTGCCCGGTAAGGGCGATGCAGCCATCCTGCGCATCAAGGGCACCGGGCGGGGCATCGCGGTCAAGGTGGACGCCAACCCCCGCTACAGCAAACTGGCCCCCCGCTTAGGGGCCATGCACGCCCTGGCCGAGGCCGCCCGCAACGTGAGCGTGGTCGGGGGCAAGCCCCTGGCCTACACCGACGGCCTCAACTGCGGCAACCCCGAAACGCCGGCGGGCTATTTCGAGCTCTCCGAGACCATCGCGGGCCTGGCCGAAGCCTCGGCGGCACTGGGCCTGCCGGTGGTCTCGGGCAATGTCTCGCTCTACAACGAAGGCCCCAGCTACCGCATTCCCCCCACCCCTATGGTGGGGGTGGTGGGCCTGTTGGAAAACCTCGAGCGCCGCGCCGAGCTGGGCTTCCAGAAAGCCGGTGAGCTGGTGGTGTTGATCGGCAGTCCGGAAGGGCACCTGGGCGCTTCCGAGTACCTCTGGGTGGTGCACGGCCTGGAGGCCGGAAGCCCCCCGGCCCTCGAGCTGGCCCAGGAGGCCCGAGCCCAGGCTGCCATCCGCGAGCTGATTGAACGGGGCTGGGTCAAAACTGCTCACGACCTAGCCGAAGGCGGGCTGGCCGTGGCCCTGGCCGAGATGTGCCTCCCCTACGGTCTGGGCGCGACCGTTGAGGTTCGCAGCCAGGCCCGCCCCGACGCCCTGCTCTTTGGCGAGGCCCCCAGCCGCATCCTGCTCACGGTAGACCAGGCCATGCTGCAAATGGCCGTGAAGGTTCTTGAGCAGCACGGACTTTCCCATCAAATTCTGGGCCAGGTTGGGGGCGATACCCTCACTATCCTGATGCCCAGGTCGCGCCTGGAGTGGAGCGTAGCGGCCCTTCGCAGGGCCTGGGAAGCCCCGCTCAGGGAGGTGTTGCCGTGA
- the purS gene encoding phosphoribosylformylglycinamidine synthase subunit PurS, with protein MKYHITLLIELKDGILDPQGRAVEGVLQGLQFKAQNVRVGRVLEMEVEAGSEAEAKATAHNIGKALANPVMEVFVVEAVKELA; from the coding sequence ATGAAATACCATATAACCCTTTTGATCGAGCTGAAAGACGGCATCCTCGACCCCCAGGGGCGGGCGGTGGAGGGCGTTTTGCAGGGGCTACAGTTCAAGGCCCAGAACGTGCGGGTGGGGCGGGTGCTGGAGATGGAAGTGGAGGCCGGTAGTGAGGCGGAAGCCAAAGCCACCGCCCACAACATCGGCAAGGCCCTGGCCAACCCGGTGATGGAAGTGTTTGTGGTGGAGGCGGTAAAGGAACTGGCATGA